From Tubulanus polymorphus chromosome 9, tnTubPoly1.2, whole genome shotgun sequence, a single genomic window includes:
- the LOC141911371 gene encoding uncharacterized protein LOC141911371, which yields MEFFRLRFTAVTALLVYMLFIGFTGTEGVTCYMRTCGSAGCGHWSECRGKVCFFAHTTINNVAYAYHGCQPDACPDVWTLNGIYRVTPECCWSGFCNRSTNLTPLRFDVTAAVALFVLNVVWLF from the exons ATGGAGTTTTTTCGATTGAGATTTACAGCTGTTACGGCGCTGTTAGTTTACATGCTATTTATCG gTTTTACCGGTACTGAGGGTGTCACGTGCTATATGAGGACATGTGGAAGCGCCGGATGTGGTCACTGGTCAGAATGCCGTGGTAAAGTGTGTTTC TTTGCGCACACCACCATCAACAACGTCGCCTACGCTTATCACGGATGTCAACCGGACGCGTGCCCGGACGTGTGGACGCTGAACGGAATTTACCGGGTCACCCCTGAATGCTGTTGGTCGGGATTCTGTAATCGGTCGACGAATCTTACACCTTTGCGATTCGACGTCACCGCTGCGGTGGCACTTTTCGTCTTAAATGTTGTATGGTTGTTCTAG